The Plutella xylostella chromosome 9, ilPluXylo3.1, whole genome shotgun sequence genome has a segment encoding these proteins:
- the LOC105382283 gene encoding uncharacterized protein LOC105382283 isoform X1 gives MSKSNRNTMWKAFPHSNFFIKFAKNEFLEIYVTNLISIWSKYLSQEEFLECVKRCNKILEGIEEAELLAEAESMLVFVDTLTKVTVKESAISCGSLDLHLGKVSESGYPINLLLSLTEGTKEMFFQNVTYPLWQSTQDLLASQQELRHLLVEKNKEIKEYKQEGGKILKCFKTDTFNEEAHLNLHKKYVENFAFTASENIDNLYKNTKKECWSIVKREALSSKNNAAASGIVKSEVETDISIGIKMEPEVSSQEVKPIIKPDSSLDNSQESQQNKPNHVMQDMSIKSEHRNTEPRSKRKKLLNL, from the exons CAATAGGAATACAATGTGGAAGGCATTTCCACATTCcaactttttcattaaatttgcTAAAAATGAATTCCTTGAGATTTATGTTACtaatttaatatcaatttGGTCAAAATACTTGAGCCAAGAAGAATTTTTGGAATGTGTTAAG AGGTGTAATAAAATTCTGGAAGGCATTGAAGAAGCAGAGCTATTGGCTGAAGCTGAAAGCATGTTGGTATTTGTTGATACCCTTACAAAAGTGACTGTCAAGGAGAGTGCCATTAGCTGTGGGTCTTTAGACTTGCACTTAGGGAAAGTATCAGAGAGTGGCTATCCAATCAACTTGCTCCTTAGCCTAACTGAAGGCACCAAAGAAATG ttctttcagaatgtaACATATCCATTGTGGCAGTCAACACAGGACCTGTTAGCTAGTCAACAAGAACTCAGACATTTATTAGTGGagaaaaacaaagaaatcAAAGAGTACAAGCAAGAAGGCGGGAAAATTCTTA agTGCTTCAAAACAGACACTTTCAATGAAGAGGCTCATCTCAATCTACACAAGAAATATGTAGAAAATTTTGCTTTCACAGCATCAGAAAACATAGATAATCTATATAAGAATACCAAAAAAGAATGTTGGTCTATTGT TAAACGGGAAGCACTGAGTTCTAAAAATAATGCAGCTGCCAGTGGAATAGT GAAATCAGAGGTGGAAACTGATATATCAATTGGAATAAAAATGGAACCTGAAGTATCTAGTCAAGAAGTAAAACCAATCATAAAGCCAGACTCAAGCCTCGATAATTCACAAGAGTCGCAACAAAATAAGCCTAACCATGTAATGCAAGACATGTCTATAAAATCAGAACACCGCAATACAGAGCCACGATCAAAAAGGAAGAAA
- the LOC105382283 gene encoding uncharacterized protein LOC105382283 isoform X2 codes for MSKSNRNTMWKAFPHSNFFIKFAKNEFLEIYVTNLISIWSKYLSQEEFLECVKRCNKILEGIEEAELLAEAESMLVFVDTLTKVTVKESAISCGSLDLHLGKVSESGYPINLLLSLTEGTKEMNVTYPLWQSTQDLLASQQELRHLLVEKNKEIKEYKQEGGKILKCFKTDTFNEEAHLNLHKKYVENFAFTASENIDNLYKNTKKECWSIVKREALSSKNNAAASGIVKSEVETDISIGIKMEPEVSSQEVKPIIKPDSSLDNSQESQQNKPNHVMQDMSIKSEHRNTEPRSKRKKLLNL; via the exons CAATAGGAATACAATGTGGAAGGCATTTCCACATTCcaactttttcattaaatttgcTAAAAATGAATTCCTTGAGATTTATGTTACtaatttaatatcaatttGGTCAAAATACTTGAGCCAAGAAGAATTTTTGGAATGTGTTAAG AGGTGTAATAAAATTCTGGAAGGCATTGAAGAAGCAGAGCTATTGGCTGAAGCTGAAAGCATGTTGGTATTTGTTGATACCCTTACAAAAGTGACTGTCAAGGAGAGTGCCATTAGCTGTGGGTCTTTAGACTTGCACTTAGGGAAAGTATCAGAGAGTGGCTATCCAATCAACTTGCTCCTTAGCCTAACTGAAGGCACCAAAGAAATG aatgtaACATATCCATTGTGGCAGTCAACACAGGACCTGTTAGCTAGTCAACAAGAACTCAGACATTTATTAGTGGagaaaaacaaagaaatcAAAGAGTACAAGCAAGAAGGCGGGAAAATTCTTA agTGCTTCAAAACAGACACTTTCAATGAAGAGGCTCATCTCAATCTACACAAGAAATATGTAGAAAATTTTGCTTTCACAGCATCAGAAAACATAGATAATCTATATAAGAATACCAAAAAAGAATGTTGGTCTATTGT TAAACGGGAAGCACTGAGTTCTAAAAATAATGCAGCTGCCAGTGGAATAGT GAAATCAGAGGTGGAAACTGATATATCAATTGGAATAAAAATGGAACCTGAAGTATCTAGTCAAGAAGTAAAACCAATCATAAAGCCAGACTCAAGCCTCGATAATTCACAAGAGTCGCAACAAAATAAGCCTAACCATGTAATGCAAGACATGTCTATAAAATCAGAACACCGCAATACAGAGCCACGATCAAAAAGGAAGAAA
- the LOC105382283 gene encoding uncharacterized protein LOC105382283 isoform X3 — MLVFVDTLTKVTVKESAISCGSLDLHLGKVSESGYPINLLLSLTEGTKEMFFQNVTYPLWQSTQDLLASQQELRHLLVEKNKEIKEYKQEGGKILKCFKTDTFNEEAHLNLHKKYVENFAFTASENIDNLYKNTKKECWSIVKREALSSKNNAAASGIVKSEVETDISIGIKMEPEVSSQEVKPIIKPDSSLDNSQESQQNKPNHVMQDMSIKSEHRNTEPRSKRKKLLNL, encoded by the exons ATGTTGGTATTTGTTGATACCCTTACAAAAGTGACTGTCAAGGAGAGTGCCATTAGCTGTGGGTCTTTAGACTTGCACTTAGGGAAAGTATCAGAGAGTGGCTATCCAATCAACTTGCTCCTTAGCCTAACTGAAGGCACCAAAGAAATG ttctttcagaatgtaACATATCCATTGTGGCAGTCAACACAGGACCTGTTAGCTAGTCAACAAGAACTCAGACATTTATTAGTGGagaaaaacaaagaaatcAAAGAGTACAAGCAAGAAGGCGGGAAAATTCTTA agTGCTTCAAAACAGACACTTTCAATGAAGAGGCTCATCTCAATCTACACAAGAAATATGTAGAAAATTTTGCTTTCACAGCATCAGAAAACATAGATAATCTATATAAGAATACCAAAAAAGAATGTTGGTCTATTGT TAAACGGGAAGCACTGAGTTCTAAAAATAATGCAGCTGCCAGTGGAATAGT GAAATCAGAGGTGGAAACTGATATATCAATTGGAATAAAAATGGAACCTGAAGTATCTAGTCAAGAAGTAAAACCAATCATAAAGCCAGACTCAAGCCTCGATAATTCACAAGAGTCGCAACAAAATAAGCCTAACCATGTAATGCAAGACATGTCTATAAAATCAGAACACCGCAATACAGAGCCACGATCAAAAAGGAAGAAA